Proteins from one Fragaria vesca subsp. vesca linkage group LG6, FraVesHawaii_1.0, whole genome shotgun sequence genomic window:
- the LOC101299314 gene encoding kinetochore protein nuf2-like: protein MSKFIYPRLSRVDIVSIIIDAQIMDISERHLLNPNPDFVTNLFTRVLIALDFFNEDIGQVDFDALEQFENPESHDSSLHIINLCNRIRQVLDLVDCPHRFTLKDLIRPDPNRTEFFLSAIMNYHLYRETKVKQLTELMNPLTDIEEQHQLLQGRVSQLNVEIADFDDAREKESPLLQEAEAKVKELRQTIEGLNNEQVKVRTSLKKLKEKSGEMDKEISDADFDLLKCDSERQELRSRIVQSPDKLQRAVEEKKSVREKAKNDEMSAMQSFNEKTAVEEVYTKVLKKLSKHLAQMQVIQEQVNSAKFAGKDCKALKQKKSDDEILIKSLQNEVVKRQAKVKDFNDLKKKLEKERYLKFEEATKEVNTVKLEVESRRGLLEARQKDVEAAVAEVDSITASIASLKKSAAADQQALALKCEEIIKEFHQYASSIGNLLQ from the exons ATGTCAAAGTTCATATACCCACGGCTGTCTCGCGTCGACATAGTCTCGATCATCATCGACGCTCAGATCATGGACATCTCGGAGCGCCATCTTCTCAACCCTAACCCTGACTTCGTCACCAACCTCTTCACCCGCGTCCTCATCGCTCTCGACTTCTTCAACGA GGATATTGGGCAAGTTGATTTCGACGCCTTGGAGCAGTTTGAGAATCCCGAATCTCATGACAGCTCCCTCCATATCATCAACCTCTGCAACAGAATCAGGCAGGTCCTGGACTTGGTGGATTGTCCTCACAGATTTACCCTCAAAGATCTCATAAGACCGGACCCCAATCGCACCGAGTTTTTTCTCAGTGCTATTATGAATTACCATCTTTATAG AGAGACAAAAGTGAAACAACTCACCGAACTTATGAATCCATTAACGGATATCGAGGAGCAGCACCAGTTGTTGCAGGGCCGGGTTTCCCAG TTGAATGTTGAGATTGCGGACTTCGATGACGCAAGAGAAAAGGAATCGCCTCTTCTTCAAGAGGCAGAGGCTAAAGTTAAAGAATTGCGCCAAACCATTGAAGGCCTTAACAACGAACAAGTTAAAGTCAGAACTTCTCTTAAGAAGTTGAAGGAGAAGAGTGGAGAAATGGACAAAGAG ATTTCTGATGCTGATTTTGATCTGCTAAAATGTGATTCTGAGAGACAAGAATTACGCTCAAGAATTGTTCAGTCACCGGATAAACTGCAG AGGGCTGTAGAAGAGAAGAAATCAGTTCGAGAGAAGGCAAAAAATGATGAAATGTCAGCCATGCAATCTTTTAACGAGAAGACTGCTGTTGAGGAGGTTTATACAAAG GTTTTAAAGAAACTATCAAAGCACTTGGCCCAGATGCAGGTTATACAAGAACAG GTGAATTCGGCTAAATTTGCTGGCAAAGACTGTAAAGCATTAAAACAGAAAAAAAGTGATGATGAAATTCTGATTAAGTCTCTTCAGAACGAAGTTGTGAAACGACAGGCAAAAG TGAAAGATTTTAATGACTTGAAAAAGAAGCTAGAAAAGGAAAGATATCTAAAGTTTGAGGAGGCTACTAAGGAAGTTAATACAGTCAAGCTGGAGGTGGAATCAAGGAGAGGTCTTCTCGAAGCAAGGCAAAAGGATGTTGAAGCTGCGGTAGCAGAG GTGGATTCTATTACTGCAAGTATTGCCTCATTAAAGAAATCAGCAGCAGCTGATCAGCAAGCATTAGCTCTTAAATGTGAGGAGATCATTAAAGAG TTCCACCAATATGCAAGTTCGATTGGGAACTTGCTGCAATGA
- the LOC101299018 gene encoding 60S ribosome subunit biogenesis protein NIP7 homolog, which produces MRPLDEAETTAVFEKLFKFTGNNLKNIVENPSHEGPDPNPGRYCFRLNKNKVYYVSDSLVKRATNIARVNLVSLGTCIGKFTHGGSFHLTVQCLSFLASNAKHKVWLKPTSEMSYLYGNHVLKGGLGRITENIVPGDGVVVFSMSDIPLGFGIAAKSTQDCRKLDPNGIVVLHQADIGEYLRMEDEL; this is translated from the coding sequence ATGAGGCCTTTGGATGAAGCTGAAACCACTGCGGTGTTTGAAAAGCTCTTTAAGTTCACGGGAAACAACCTCAAAAACATTGTGGAGAACCCTTCTCATGAAGGTCCGGACCCAAATCCAGGTCGCTATTGCTTTCGTCTCAACAAGAACAAGGTCTACTATGTCAGTGACTCACTAGTAAAGCGTGCAACAAACATAGCTCGGGTCAATTTAGTCTCTCTTGGAACTTGCATTGGTAAGTTTACTCATGGTGGCAGCTTCCACCTAACTGTTCAATGTTTGAGTTTCTTGGCCTCAAATGCTAAACACAAGGTCTGGCTCAAACCTACCTCTGAGATGTCATATTTATACGGAAACCATGTTTTGAAAGGTGGGTTGGGTAGAATTACAGAAAATATTGTGCCTGGTGATGGGGTGGTTGTGTTTTCAATGTCAGATATTCCATTGGGTTTTGGCATTGCAGCTAAATCTACCCAGGATTGTAGGAAGTTGGACCCCAATGGAATTGTGGTGCTTCATCAGGCTGATATTGGAGAGTACTTGAGGATGGAGGATGAGCTTTGA